One genomic window of Roseobacter ponti includes the following:
- a CDS encoding putative hydro-lyase: protein MSVKESLKDLDVHALRRLIRAGGYARHTAGLAAGRLQCNLAILPEAYAADFISFCELNPKPCPIVAVSEPGNPALPDLGADIDIRTDVPRYRLFRNGVFDEEVTDISTCWQDDFVTVALGCSFTFENALMAQGIAVKHIDLDQTVPMYRSDIALAPAGPFSGEMVVTMRPIPEARVQDAWEISARYPHAHGAPIGSGPSAGIGIADLQKPDWGDPVEVSDGEVPVYWACGVTPQNVLMKAAIPFCITHAPGHMLVADVAEDADIPVFKAHQH, encoded by the coding sequence GTGTCTGTCAAGGAAAGCCTGAAAGATCTGGATGTTCATGCGCTGCGCCGGCTGATCCGTGCTGGCGGCTATGCCCGTCATACGGCGGGTCTTGCTGCGGGCAGGCTGCAGTGCAATCTGGCAATCCTGCCGGAGGCATATGCTGCTGATTTCATCAGCTTTTGCGAACTGAACCCCAAGCCCTGTCCGATTGTGGCCGTGAGTGAGCCCGGGAACCCGGCGCTGCCTGATCTTGGCGCAGACATCGACATACGCACGGATGTGCCGCGCTACCGGCTGTTTCGCAACGGTGTCTTTGACGAGGAAGTGACGGATATTTCTACCTGCTGGCAGGACGATTTCGTGACCGTGGCGCTGGGATGTTCCTTTACGTTTGAAAATGCGCTTATGGCGCAGGGGATCGCGGTCAAACATATCGATCTCGATCAGACGGTGCCGATGTATCGCAGCGATATCGCACTTGCTCCCGCTGGTCCTTTTAGTGGTGAGATGGTCGTAACCATGCGGCCGATCCCGGAAGCGCGGGTGCAGGACGCCTGGGAGATCAGCGCCCGCTACCCCCACGCGCACGGCGCACCCATTGGCTCAGGACCGTCAGCCGGCATCGGCATCGCCGACCTTCAGAAGCCTGACTGGGGGGACCCTGTTGAGGTCTCTGACGGTGAGGTTCCGGTCTACTGGGCGTGCGGTGTGACGCCGCAAAACGTTCTGATGAAAGCTGCAATTCCGTTCTGCATCACCCATGCACCGGGTCATATGCTGGTCGCGGACGTGGCCGAGGATGCGGATATTCCTGTCTTCAAAGCACACCAACACTGA
- a CDS encoding TRAP transporter substrate-binding protein: MRKTLTLMAATTALAAPAMAETLSVVGSWSSLPLHQQYEAPFWSETLPAASDGKLTVELTTHNQMGLGLGDIYPLLGQGVYDVAMTVADYAVADAPELEGLDVPLLALTADEARAMVDAARPMVADIYRDRFNAQVLAIAPYPPQVVFCNHEIAGLDDLQGLKVRASGRMTAKLLEALGAEGVNVSFSEVPGALQNGVVDCAVTGAGSGYSAGWWEVSTHLMPLPLGGWDSVVTAMNLDKWNGLDAATRELIAAEVKTSFEDPAWASAQTALVDDISCLTGNGDCPAGESRSMVLVEASDADFAKAREILTTEVLPDWAERAGGDWAQRWNASVGQVVGVEIK, from the coding sequence ATGCGCAAGACACTTACCCTTATGGCCGCGACAACCGCGCTGGCCGCCCCGGCAATGGCCGAAACACTGTCTGTTGTGGGCAGCTGGTCGAGCCTGCCGCTGCACCAGCAATATGAGGCACCGTTCTGGAGCGAGACCCTGCCGGCCGCCTCGGATGGCAAGCTGACCGTTGAGCTGACCACGCATAACCAGATGGGCCTTGGCCTTGGTGACATTTACCCGCTGCTGGGGCAAGGGGTCTATGACGTCGCTATGACCGTTGCGGATTATGCCGTTGCTGATGCGCCCGAACTGGAAGGGCTGGATGTTCCGTTGCTGGCGCTGACCGCGGATGAAGCCCGTGCGATGGTTGATGCGGCCCGACCGATGGTTGCCGATATCTATCGTGACCGGTTCAACGCACAGGTACTTGCGATCGCGCCTTATCCGCCGCAGGTGGTTTTCTGCAACCATGAGATTGCCGGGCTCGACGATCTGCAGGGCCTGAAAGTCCGTGCATCCGGCCGGATGACTGCCAAGCTGCTCGAAGCGCTGGGGGCTGAGGGCGTGAACGTTTCCTTCTCCGAAGTGCCGGGCGCGTTGCAGAACGGTGTGGTCGACTGCGCCGTCACCGGTGCGGGCTCGGGTTACAGCGCCGGCTGGTGGGAGGTTTCAACGCACCTCATGCCGTTGCCGCTGGGTGGCTGGGATTCGGTGGTCACAGCGATGAACCTCGACAAATGGAACGGTCTGGATGCGGCGACCCGGGAGCTCATTGCAGCCGAAGTCAAAACCAGCTTTGAGGATCCTGCATGGGCCAGCGCGCAGACAGCACTGGTCGACGATATTTCCTGCCTGACCGGAAACGGTGACTGCCCCGCTGGTGAGAGCCGTTCGATGGTTCTGGTTGAGGCCTCGGACGCTGATTTTGCCAAAGCCCGTGAGATTCTGACCACTGAAGTGCTGCCTGACTGGGCCGAGCGTGCCGGCGGCGACTGGGCTCAGCGCTGGAACGCATCCGTCGGTCAGGTTGTCGGCGTCGAAATCAAATAA
- a CDS encoding TRAP transporter small permease subunit, with amino-acid sequence MEQKVINALRRINRAVALIVGIMLFACAGIVLLDIILRRLGSSLGGTDEISGYVMAIATSWGMAFTLLELGHVRIDLLRARAGAFVRSLFDVFSMVVLSAVIVMIAVKAWPVVERSLSNGSRANTPLETPLVWVQTPWFAGWVWFSVVSCVMTLVALSLTLKGRHGEVETAVGAFAEQDMLQ; translated from the coding sequence ATGGAACAGAAAGTTATCAACGCGTTGCGCCGGATTAACCGGGCCGTGGCCCTGATCGTGGGGATCATGCTTTTTGCCTGCGCCGGCATTGTGTTGCTTGATATTATTCTGCGCCGTCTGGGGTCTTCTCTGGGGGGAACGGACGAGATCAGCGGCTATGTCATGGCCATCGCCACCTCGTGGGGCATGGCGTTTACGCTCCTTGAACTGGGTCATGTGCGCATCGACCTTTTGCGCGCCAGAGCGGGAGCGTTTGTCCGCTCGCTGTTTGACGTCTTCTCCATGGTCGTGCTCAGCGCGGTGATCGTGATGATCGCTGTTAAAGCCTGGCCTGTGGTGGAGCGTTCGCTGAGCAACGGGTCGCGGGCGAACACGCCGCTCGAAACGCCACTGGTCTGGGTGCAGACACCCTGGTTTGCGGGCTGGGTGTGGTTTTCTGTGGTCTCCTGCGTGATGACCCTCGTCGCGCTGTCGCTGACGCTCAAAGGGCGCCACGGCGAGGTTGAAACGGCCGTCGGTGCTTTTGCTGAACAGGATATGCTGCAATGA
- a CDS encoding TRAP transporter large permease, producing MIGSVAAGLLGLLTLSIPVGIVLFLLGFGVDTFFSSFPLTRGLGNMVWSASNSATLIAIPFFVLLGEILVRSGVATRTYAALDRWVSWLPGGLVHANIATATMFSATSGSSVATAATVATVAMPQAEKLGYDPRLFSGAIAAGGTLGIMIPPSINLIVYGFLTQSSIPQLFLAGLLPGLGLALAFMVITVLLCMLRPSLGGVRRTFPLAQMMRALVDLVPILLLFGLIVGSIYKGWATPTEAASVGVAGALLIAFFFGGVSFGMLGQSVLGTVKITSMIMLIVIGASFLNFTLASAGLGRELTDFMNGLGLTPLGTIMVVVVLYIVLGFFIETLSLMVVTIPIIVPLVVAQGYDPIWFGILMIVLIEMALITPPVGLNLYVVQGARKSGTLSEVMVGTIPYVVAMLVMVFALIAFPSIALFLPQALQ from the coding sequence ATGATCGGGTCTGTCGCTGCGGGACTGCTGGGCCTGCTTACACTGTCGATCCCGGTGGGGATTGTGCTCTTTCTGCTCGGCTTCGGGGTGGATACGTTCTTTTCGTCTTTCCCGTTGACGCGGGGCCTTGGCAACATGGTCTGGTCGGCGTCAAACTCCGCAACGCTGATCGCGATTCCCTTCTTTGTTCTGCTCGGCGAAATACTGGTACGCAGCGGTGTGGCCACCCGTACCTATGCAGCGCTCGACCGGTGGGTCAGCTGGCTGCCCGGGGGACTTGTGCACGCTAATATCGCCACGGCCACTATGTTTTCCGCGACCTCCGGGTCATCCGTCGCCACAGCAGCGACTGTTGCGACTGTCGCGATGCCGCAGGCGGAAAAACTGGGATATGATCCGCGGCTCTTTTCCGGCGCCATTGCGGCCGGCGGCACGCTCGGGATTATGATCCCGCCGTCTATTAACCTCATCGTTTATGGCTTTCTGACGCAGTCCTCGATCCCGCAGCTATTCCTCGCGGGCCTGTTGCCCGGCCTTGGCCTCGCCCTCGCGTTCATGGTGATTACTGTTCTGCTGTGCATGCTCAGGCCGTCGCTGGGCGGAGTGCGCCGCACCTTTCCGCTGGCGCAGATGATGCGGGCGCTGGTCGATCTTGTTCCGATCCTGCTGCTCTTCGGCCTGATCGTCGGTTCGATTTACAAAGGCTGGGCCACACCGACAGAAGCGGCCTCAGTGGGCGTGGCCGGCGCGCTGCTGATCGCGTTCTTTTTCGGAGGTGTGTCGTTCGGTATGCTGGGGCAAAGCGTGCTCGGGACCGTTAAAATAACTTCAATGATTATGCTGATCGTGATCGGCGCGTCATTTCTCAATTTCACGCTCGCCTCCGCCGGGCTGGGGCGTGAGTTGACGGACTTTATGAATGGTCTCGGACTGACACCTCTGGGTACAATCATGGTGGTTGTGGTCCTCTATATCGTGCTCGGTTTTTTCATCGAGACCCTGTCGCTCATGGTGGTGACCATTCCGATTATCGTGCCGCTTGTGGTTGCGCAGGGGTATGATCCGATCTGGTTCGGGATCCTGATGATCGTGCTGATCGAGATGGCACTGATCACGCCGCCGGTCGGGCTGAACCTCTATGTGGTCCAGGGAGCCCGTAAATCGGGTACGTTGTCCGAGGTCATGGTGGGCACAATTCCGTATGTGGTCGCGATGCTTGTGATGGTCTTTGCGCTGATCGCCTTTCCGTCGATCGCATTGTTTCTGCCGCAGGCATTGCAATAA
- a CDS encoding transporter substrate-binding domain-containing protein yields the protein MPFPTLRQVTFAICAAFAGLSAQAEAVFVGWAPVPSLYEETGTDTPDGFFGNLATRIADRAGLDIEFVRYATMWDAISAQANGEVQMLAGVTRLGILSATNIYSEPVAQSAHYLVVRTEDRAGFDLDDGGVKRIGVIESRRMTFTARDKLAGHHIIPHESGPDGLHALLAGLTDALVVIGDPFFHNLRLKRIDHRVASVNGPLQTFDRAVALHGSRAELMPLINAALSDLNASGELEFLRQQWGLVPTSGAPDLLTVGVTHFPPFQVIRENGTLTGFSVEALRALGERAGLSLRFVPITSDAFGAGPRAGTYDILPQAGVTPERARRMDFALPTSEYTLSAFVRADDVFRPQSLEDLAGERVGAVEVNIARRRLEATEGIDLVIFSDVPGMMGALAAGEIRAAVNIASVLRTAAREGGLEGVTQEVRPPLFSGQRAPALRFGLGDVRERLNVVIPGYLASDEYRDLQLEWFGPKPLISDQRISQIAIATLAGLLVLGAYAALQHRARLLHQRDAAQNQRLVEIEMAHTRKAKELVAQLEITNADLARSNSELDAFAYIASHDLKAPLLAIEQTSQWIEEDLGPVLTDESRESFDLLRNRVSRMSMLLHDLLEHARIDRNETGLRLVSGRQLATEVIDLAAVPESFTVILDQSLDSVHVNATPLLTVLLNLVRNSVKHAEKPCGTIRLSVREKGEAHLFCVEDDGPGIDPRYHERIFGMFQTLRPRDEVEGSGMGLAIVQKTVTLAGGRISLESSPGNGCRFFVEWPKPPVQTHTGNQQAA from the coding sequence ATGCCATTTCCGACCCTTCGCCAGGTCACCTTTGCCATTTGCGCAGCCTTCGCCGGGCTTTCCGCGCAGGCCGAAGCGGTCTTTGTGGGCTGGGCCCCTGTACCCAGTCTTTATGAGGAAACAGGAACCGACACCCCTGACGGATTTTTCGGGAATCTGGCCACCCGAATTGCCGACCGTGCGGGTCTTGATATAGAGTTTGTGCGCTATGCCACTATGTGGGATGCGATCAGTGCCCAGGCGAATGGCGAAGTCCAAATGCTTGCGGGTGTCACCCGTCTCGGTATTCTCAGTGCGACGAACATATATTCTGAGCCTGTCGCGCAATCCGCACATTACCTGGTCGTGCGGACCGAAGACCGCGCAGGCTTCGACCTGGATGACGGCGGTGTAAAACGCATAGGTGTGATTGAAAGCCGGCGGATGACCTTCACTGCCCGCGACAAGCTCGCCGGCCACCACATTATCCCTCATGAAAGCGGCCCTGATGGTCTGCATGCGCTGCTCGCCGGACTGACGGATGCACTGGTTGTGATCGGCGATCCGTTTTTCCACAATCTGCGCCTGAAACGGATTGACCACAGGGTCGCTTCCGTCAACGGGCCCCTTCAGACCTTTGACCGCGCTGTTGCGCTGCATGGCTCCCGGGCAGAACTCATGCCCCTTATAAATGCCGCACTGTCTGACCTCAACGCGTCGGGTGAGCTTGAATTTCTGCGACAGCAGTGGGGGCTGGTACCAACCTCAGGGGCACCGGATCTGCTGACCGTCGGCGTGACCCATTTTCCGCCCTTTCAGGTGATCAGAGAAAACGGCACCCTTACCGGGTTTTCCGTTGAAGCGCTGCGTGCTCTGGGAGAACGTGCCGGTCTCTCGCTGCGCTTTGTCCCGATCACCAGCGACGCCTTTGGCGCCGGTCCCCGCGCCGGAACCTACGACATCCTTCCTCAGGCTGGTGTGACGCCTGAACGCGCACGCCGGATGGATTTTGCACTGCCAACGAGCGAATACACCCTCTCGGCATTCGTCAGGGCGGATGACGTCTTCCGGCCGCAGTCGCTGGAGGATCTGGCCGGCGAACGGGTCGGAGCAGTAGAGGTCAATATCGCCCGGCGCAGGCTGGAAGCCACAGAAGGCATTGATCTTGTGATTTTTTCAGACGTCCCCGGCATGATGGGTGCGCTGGCGGCAGGTGAAATTCGTGCCGCAGTCAACATCGCCAGCGTCCTGCGGACCGCCGCCAGAGAAGGTGGCCTCGAGGGTGTGACGCAGGAAGTCCGACCCCCGCTTTTCTCCGGGCAGCGCGCACCGGCGCTCCGCTTTGGACTTGGTGACGTGCGCGAGAGACTGAACGTCGTGATACCCGGGTATCTTGCGTCCGATGAATACCGTGACCTGCAGCTGGAATGGTTCGGACCAAAACCGCTGATTTCCGATCAGCGGATCTCACAGATCGCCATCGCGACTCTTGCGGGTCTGCTGGTGCTTGGCGCCTACGCAGCACTTCAGCACCGGGCCAGATTGCTGCACCAGCGGGATGCAGCGCAGAACCAGCGCCTTGTCGAAATCGAGATGGCTCACACGCGCAAAGCAAAAGAACTTGTGGCGCAGCTTGAAATCACCAATGCGGATCTCGCACGTTCCAACAGCGAGCTGGATGCATTTGCCTATATCGCGTCTCACGATCTGAAGGCGCCACTGCTTGCCATCGAGCAGACGTCGCAGTGGATTGAAGAAGATCTGGGCCCGGTACTGACCGACGAATCCCGTGAAAGTTTCGATCTGCTGCGCAACCGGGTGAGCCGCATGTCGATGCTGCTTCACGATCTGCTGGAGCACGCAAGGATCGATCGCAACGAAACCGGATTGCGCCTTGTCTCCGGCAGGCAACTGGCGACTGAGGTGATTGATCTTGCTGCCGTGCCGGAAAGCTTCACCGTGATACTGGACCAGAGCCTCGATAGTGTGCATGTCAACGCAACGCCGCTGCTGACGGTTCTTCTCAACCTTGTGCGAAATTCCGTGAAGCACGCGGAGAAGCCCTGTGGCACCATCCGACTGTCAGTCAGGGAAAAAGGTGAGGCGCATCTTTTTTGCGTGGAAGACGACGGTCCAGGCATTGACCCGAGATATCACGAGCGCATTTTCGGGATGTTTCAAACACTCAGACCACGCGATGAAGTGGAGGGCAGCGGCATGGGGCTCGCGATTGTTCAGAAAACCGTCACGCTCGCCGGGGGACGTATTTCGCTGGAATCTTCGCCGGGTAACGGGTGTCGTTTTTTTGTGGAGTGGCCAAAACCACCGGTACAAACGCATACAGGCAATCAACAGGCTGCGTGA
- a CDS encoding fumarylacetoacetate hydrolase family protein, whose product MGHAKTPPRWLRPGETSGVEIEGTGICASTVVAESPIVEPALQR is encoded by the coding sequence GTGGGTCATGCGAAAACGCCACCCCGCTGGTTGCGCCCGGGCGAGACCAGCGGGGTCGAAATCGAGGGCACCGGCATCTGCGCCAGCACCGTCGTTGCGGAAAGCCCGATTGTCGAGCCTGCGTTACAGCGCTGA
- a CDS encoding molybdopterin cofactor-binding domain-containing protein has protein sequence MSLAAFPLVRHWLQSDGKAVTLHTGKVDIGQRISTALAQVVAEELTLPPDEIRVAPVTTAGSPDEGITSGSNSVEHSGRALRLAAATLRHWLQARLTDAEGRGPWTLENGAFRREGANISHSIVGLMASEDWSHLEVDTGATTMAPAETVPAPRMRGLEDIVRGSFTFVQDIDVPDMLHARVVRPPHARATLASMDTETLSRLTDEGLRVMQSGSFIAVAGEGEWAVVRAASRLSATCEWDQNGGLSEEDVFWVLTRDNAIRRLPVVEGLPLEDQPVPAEPENPTYSERFERPYFLHGALAPSAAFAVFRNDVLEITCHSQGIYPLRDSIADSLGLSPEKVVITHMPGSGCYGHNGADDAAFEAALVALELAGTPVLLKWSREDEHAWEPFAPAMATELAASQGPDGQVTSFSAEVFSDTHRGRPRAGPDRAGPARLLANQLRDCDVPAPKATPNMNRHGGMHRNLDPVYIFPEKRLVKNLVHGLPHRTSAFRCLGATTNIFALESMMDTLAKQTSEDPIRYRLNQMQDPRGCAVLERLREGITRQPALPDTGGRGIAYAQYKNAMTRVGICVDIDMADTGEVLLKHVLIVADAGRVLDREGLIAQLEGGFIQGASIALSEEVTWDRDGILSRDWESYPVLRFDRVPQITVDLINAQHEPSAGAGEATPGPAIAAIANALCDATGMRMTRLPLTADAILRHAAAL, from the coding sequence ATGAGCCTCGCGGCCTTCCCCCTGGTCCGCCATTGGCTGCAAAGCGACGGGAAAGCCGTTACGCTGCACACCGGCAAGGTCGATATCGGCCAGCGGATTTCCACCGCCCTCGCCCAGGTCGTCGCCGAAGAGCTGACGCTCCCACCTGATGAGATCCGCGTTGCGCCTGTGACCACTGCCGGCTCGCCTGACGAAGGCATTACCTCAGGCAGCAACTCGGTGGAGCATTCCGGGCGCGCCCTGCGTCTTGCCGCGGCGACACTGCGCCACTGGCTGCAGGCCCGGCTGACCGATGCCGAAGGCCGCGGCCCATGGACGCTGGAGAATGGCGCGTTCCGGCGTGAAGGCGCGAACATCTCGCACAGTATCGTGGGTCTGATGGCCTCCGAAGACTGGAGCCACCTTGAAGTGGATACCGGGGCCACGACGATGGCACCGGCCGAAACGGTTCCCGCCCCTCGGATGCGCGGGCTGGAAGATATCGTCCGGGGCAGTTTCACCTTTGTGCAGGATATTGATGTGCCGGATATGCTGCATGCCCGCGTGGTGCGGCCGCCTCATGCCCGCGCGACGCTCGCCTCCATGGATACTGAGACCCTGTCCCGCCTGACCGACGAGGGGCTGCGGGTGATGCAGAGCGGTAGTTTCATTGCTGTCGCCGGCGAAGGCGAATGGGCGGTCGTGCGCGCGGCCTCCCGTCTGAGTGCCACCTGTGAATGGGACCAGAACGGCGGTCTGTCCGAAGAGGATGTCTTTTGGGTGCTGACCCGCGACAACGCCATCCGGCGACTGCCCGTGGTTGAAGGCCTGCCCCTGGAAGACCAACCCGTCCCGGCAGAGCCCGAAAACCCCACCTACTCCGAACGTTTCGAGCGGCCCTATTTTCTGCACGGCGCGCTGGCACCTTCCGCAGCCTTTGCCGTTTTCCGCAACGATGTGCTGGAGATTACCTGCCACAGCCAGGGCATTTATCCCCTGCGCGACAGCATCGCCGACAGCCTGGGGCTCTCGCCGGAAAAAGTTGTCATCACCCACATGCCGGGCTCCGGTTGCTACGGGCACAACGGCGCGGATGACGCGGCATTTGAAGCAGCACTTGTGGCTCTGGAACTGGCGGGAACACCCGTTCTGCTGAAATGGAGCCGTGAAGACGAGCACGCCTGGGAACCCTTTGCCCCGGCGATGGCAACCGAACTGGCCGCGTCACAGGGCCCCGACGGCCAGGTCACATCGTTTTCTGCTGAGGTTTTCAGCGACACTCACCGCGGGCGCCCCCGCGCCGGTCCCGACCGCGCAGGCCCCGCCCGTCTGCTCGCCAACCAGTTGCGTGACTGTGATGTGCCCGCGCCGAAGGCCACCCCCAATATGAACCGGCACGGTGGTATGCACCGCAATCTCGACCCCGTTTACATCTTTCCCGAAAAGCGTTTGGTAAAGAACCTCGTCCACGGTTTGCCGCATCGTACATCGGCATTCCGCTGCCTGGGGGCCACGACCAATATCTTCGCGCTTGAAAGCATGATGGACACGCTGGCAAAGCAGACTTCAGAGGACCCGATCCGCTACCGGCTGAACCAGATGCAGGATCCGCGCGGGTGTGCGGTGCTTGAGCGCCTGCGGGAGGGTATAACCCGCCAGCCGGCCCTGCCCGACACCGGCGGGCGCGGCATTGCCTATGCACAGTATAAAAACGCGATGACCCGCGTGGGGATATGCGTTGATATCGACATGGCAGATACCGGCGAGGTGCTGCTTAAACACGTGCTGATCGTGGCAGATGCCGGTCGCGTGCTGGACCGTGAGGGGCTGATCGCGCAGCTTGAAGGCGGTTTTATCCAGGGCGCCTCCATCGCGCTCAGCGAAGAGGTCACATGGGACCGCGACGGCATCCTCTCGCGTGACTGGGAGAGTTATCCGGTACTGCGCTTTGACCGGGTTCCGCAGATCACGGTTGATCTTATCAACGCGCAGCACGAGCCTTCTGCCGGTGCAGGCGAAGCCACGCCGGGACCAGCCATCGCGGCGATCGCGAACGCGCTTTGTGACGCTACAGGAATGCGGATGACCCGGTTACCGCTTACAGCCGATGCAATCCTGCGCCACGCCGCAGCGCTTTAG
- a CDS encoding (2Fe-2S)-binding protein: MSLRLRINGKTHDVEDDPDTPLIYVLRDTLKLRGTKLGCGLEQCGACAVLVDGGVRLSCVSPAGTFEGQEITTIEGLGATPTGKRVQEAFVTESAAQCGYCTAGLVVAVTALLEETPSPDPEKTRTALAPHLCRCGSHPRILKAVETAAGRS, translated from the coding sequence GTGAGCCTGCGTCTGCGCATCAATGGTAAAACGCATGATGTTGAGGATGATCCCGACACGCCGCTGATCTACGTTCTGCGCGATACGCTGAAACTCAGGGGCACGAAACTGGGCTGCGGCCTGGAGCAGTGCGGCGCCTGTGCGGTGCTGGTCGATGGCGGGGTGCGGCTGAGCTGTGTGTCGCCCGCCGGCACCTTTGAGGGTCAGGAGATCACAACCATCGAAGGGCTTGGCGCCACGCCGACCGGTAAACGCGTGCAGGAGGCTTTTGTCACCGAGAGTGCGGCCCAGTGCGGGTATTGCACGGCAGGGCTGGTGGTCGCCGTCACCGCCCTGCTGGAAGAGACGCCCTCCCCTGATCCCGAGAAAACCCGCACCGCGCTTGCCCCGCATCTGTGCCGCTGCGGCTCCCACCCGCGCATTCTGAAAGCCGTCGAGACGGCCGCCGGGCGGTCATGA
- a CDS encoding OsmC family protein codes for MNTQDPDLLAPSVDPNKKAIGIRKVSARNEARPRTVVMVRNHVLITDEKETDTGPTPLEMALSSLMGCEGVIINRCAEAMSFDYTAVDMDGEGEVDQRGSRGVQGVRPYFNWVKLNIRVHTDETQDRFDRLIKNVEYRCPVMNLFRSADVEVIVNWERVTS; via the coding sequence ATGAACACGCAGGACCCTGATCTTCTCGCCCCGAGCGTTGATCCCAACAAGAAAGCCATCGGCATCCGCAAGGTCAGCGCGCGCAACGAGGCGCGCCCGCGCACTGTAGTGATGGTGCGCAATCATGTGCTGATCACTGATGAGAAAGAGACAGATACAGGCCCGACCCCGCTGGAAATGGCGCTCAGCTCGCTGATGGGCTGTGAAGGGGTGATCATCAACCGCTGCGCCGAGGCAATGTCGTTCGATTATACGGCTGTCGATATGGACGGTGAGGGCGAAGTGGACCAGCGCGGCTCGCGCGGGGTCCAGGGCGTCAGGCCGTATTTCAACTGGGTTAAACTCAATATCCGCGTGCATACCGATGAAACGCAGGATCGTTTCGACCGTCTGATCAAAAACGTCGAATACCGCTGCCCGGTGATGAACCTTTTCCGCTCGGCTGATGTGGAGGTCATCGTCAACTGGGAGCGCGTGACCTCGTGA